In the genome of Enterococcus hirae ATCC 9790, one region contains:
- a CDS encoding YihY/virulence factor BrkB family protein, with product MKLLGKIKQNENLMRFIATTKKRITDSEMGTTSVVVAYYLLLSLFPLIIAFGNILPFLKIDQETVLTYVRQIIPETVYQFIGPAIRNLLTQSSGGLLSLSALAALWSASQSINALQIAMNKAYGVENRKNFLIVRFFSLVVILLFMIAISGVTIFLGLGQMILEALQPIFNFSGNVIIQFQTLKWPITLVVLFIIMFLIYVIVPNAQLKLKAVIPGTIFATVGWMLLSQVFGIYAKYFATRVSGYQIIGSFIVLMLWLNFAATIIIFGGIINAVVQEYITGNEIKKRRVSTNKWWIRFKNKFSHKKK from the coding sequence ATGAAATTATTAGGGAAAATAAAGCAAAACGAAAATTTAATGCGTTTTATTGCAACAACAAAAAAACGGATCACTGATTCAGAAATGGGTACCACGTCAGTTGTTGTGGCGTATTATTTATTATTGTCTTTATTTCCCCTAATTATTGCGTTTGGTAATATTTTGCCATTTCTAAAAATCGATCAAGAGACAGTATTGACTTATGTGCGGCAAATCATCCCTGAGACGGTCTATCAGTTTATCGGTCCTGCAATTCGAAATTTGTTAACGCAAAGTTCCGGTGGCTTGTTGTCGTTATCTGCTTTAGCTGCTTTGTGGTCTGCCAGTCAAAGTATCAACGCTTTACAAATTGCCATGAATAAGGCTTATGGTGTAGAAAATAGAAAGAATTTTTTGATCGTCCGTTTCTTTTCATTAGTAGTGATTTTGCTTTTCATGATTGCGATTAGTGGAGTAACGATTTTTTTAGGACTGGGTCAAATGATACTTGAAGCGCTCCAACCGATTTTTAATTTTTCTGGCAATGTGATCATCCAGTTCCAAACTTTGAAATGGCCGATTACCTTAGTTGTCTTATTTATCATTATGTTTTTGATTTATGTGATAGTACCGAATGCGCAATTAAAACTAAAAGCAGTGATTCCGGGAACGATTTTTGCTACTGTCGGCTGGATGTTGCTATCTCAGGTGTTTGGAATCTACGCAAAATACTTTGCAACAAGAGTCAGTGGATACCAAATCATCGGGAGTTTCATCGTCTTGATGCTATGGCTCAATTTTGCTGCTACAATCATTATATTTGGCGGAATCATCAATGCTGTTGTGCAAGAATACATAACAGGTAACGAAATCAAGAAAAGACGAGTTTCTACAAATAAATGGTGGATTCGTTTCAAAAATAAATTTTCTCATAAAAAAAAATAG
- a CDS encoding TetR/AcrR family transcriptional regulator, whose protein sequence is MARKKTITKDQILAAAFEVATTEGFSKFTARNIANKMNCSTQPIYLEFKNMDDLKQALFAQIYEYLKHEVFPVVHTGNTIIDLAVNYIDFANREKKLYSSLYLEEYGGGREMQNFSYNYFVETVKKDPEYADLSAEQIESLHNTIWIIATGLAALMSSSIIHPTKEQIEKMIQDSINATLNTKETIQVN, encoded by the coding sequence ATGGCAAGAAAAAAGACGATCACAAAAGATCAGATTTTAGCAGCCGCTTTTGAAGTGGCTACCACAGAAGGATTTTCAAAATTTACGGCAAGGAATATTGCAAATAAAATGAATTGTTCGACTCAACCGATTTATCTTGAGTTCAAAAACATGGATGATCTGAAGCAAGCCTTATTTGCTCAGATTTACGAGTACTTGAAGCATGAAGTGTTCCCAGTTGTACATACAGGAAATACCATTATCGATTTAGCTGTAAACTATATTGATTTTGCCAATCGAGAGAAAAAATTATACAGTTCTCTGTACTTAGAAGAATATGGTGGGGGAAGGGAGATGCAAAACTTCTCTTATAATTATTTTGTCGAGACGGTCAAGAAAGATCCAGAGTATGCTGATCTATCTGCGGAACAAATTGAGTCTTTGCATAACACAATTTGGATCATCGCTACAGGATTAGCAGCACTGATGTCTTCAAGTATCATTCATCCGACCAAGGAACAAATTGAAAAAATGATCCAAGATAGCATCAATGCGACACTAAATACGAAAGAAACGATCCAAGTGAATTAA
- a CDS encoding glycosyltransferase, which yields MKINQKQPILISIVTANSQKIFQTLDTLLASINDQAMVEILIFDNASSIDYQERLKEYLKYPFVKIYFNQENKGFGYGHNHNLLTSDFSYAVIFNPDILVDQQTVVDLVKLLQEHPECAMLAPKILNEDGTTQHLIRQKLDVFDYVLRFIPARFVKQLFAQRLAKFECHDLSETTNSYVRMISGSFMVVDVNKFKKVNGFDNRYFMYFEDNDLCLTFEKAGEKLLYTPLYTIVHLYGKGAHRNFKLFRIFLQSMVKFFNKWGWTFF from the coding sequence ATGAAAATAAATCAAAAACAACCGATTTTAATTAGCATCGTAACGGCTAATAGTCAAAAGATTTTTCAAACGTTAGATACGCTTCTAGCCAGCATAAATGACCAAGCCATGGTTGAGATCTTGATTTTCGATAATGCTTCGTCGATTGACTACCAAGAACGATTGAAAGAATATCTAAAGTATCCGTTTGTCAAAATCTATTTTAATCAGGAAAATAAAGGATTTGGTTATGGACATAACCATAATTTATTAACGAGTGACTTTTCTTATGCTGTGATCTTTAACCCAGATATTCTGGTGGATCAGCAGACAGTCGTTGACTTGGTCAAACTTTTGCAGGAACATCCAGAATGTGCCATGTTAGCACCTAAAATATTGAATGAAGATGGTACGACACAACATTTGATTCGCCAAAAATTAGATGTATTCGATTATGTATTGCGGTTTATTCCGGCTCGTTTTGTCAAGCAGTTGTTTGCTCAACGTTTAGCAAAATTCGAATGCCATGATTTGTCAGAAACAACCAATAGCTACGTGCGTATGATCTCTGGTAGTTTTATGGTCGTTGATGTCAATAAATTTAAAAAAGTCAACGGGTTTGACAATCGCTATTTTATGTATTTTGAAGATAATGATCTTTGCTTAACTTTTGAAAAAGCAGGAGAAAAACTCCTTTATACGCCGTTATACACGATTGTTCATTTATATGGAAAAGGTGCTCATCGCAATTTTAAACTTTTTCGTATCTTTTTACAGTCAATGGTGAAATTTTTCAATAAGTGGGGGTGGACTTTCTTTTGA
- the map gene encoding type I methionyl aminopeptidase — protein MITLKSAREIETMAESGALLADVHKNLRDFIKPGVTSWDIEVFVRNYIESHGGIAAQIGFEGYEYATCISINDEICHGFPRKKPLKNGDLVKVDMCIDLKGGISDSCWAYVVGESTPEIDRLMEVTKKALYLGIEQAQVGNRIGDIGHAIQTYVESENLAVVRDFIGHGVGPTIHEEPAVPHYGEAGKGLRLKEGMVITIEPMVNTGTWKMKMDPNGWTAYTRDGGLSCQYEHTLAITKDGPRILTSQGEEGTY, from the coding sequence ATGATTACATTGAAATCAGCACGAGAAATTGAAACAATGGCTGAGTCTGGCGCGTTGTTAGCGGATGTACATAAAAATCTGCGAGATTTTATCAAACCAGGCGTGACGAGTTGGGATATTGAAGTTTTTGTTCGTAACTATATTGAAAGCCATGGTGGGATTGCGGCTCAAATTGGATTTGAAGGCTATGAGTATGCGACTTGTATTAGCATCAATGACGAAATTTGTCATGGATTTCCACGTAAAAAACCGCTGAAAAATGGCGATTTAGTGAAAGTGGATATGTGTATCGATTTAAAAGGCGGCATTTCTGATTCTTGTTGGGCTTATGTAGTGGGAGAGTCAACACCGGAAATTGATCGCTTGATGGAAGTGACAAAAAAAGCTTTGTATCTAGGAATCGAACAAGCGCAAGTTGGGAACCGAATTGGCGACATTGGTCATGCTATCCAAACTTATGTTGAAAGTGAAAACTTAGCGGTTGTCCGTGACTTTATTGGTCATGGTGTGGGTCCAACGATCCATGAAGAACCTGCTGTCCCTCATTATGGTGAAGCAGGAAAAGGTCTACGGTTAAAAGAAGGGATGGTTATTACCATTGAGCCAATGGTTAATACTGGAACTTGGAAAATGAAAATGGATCCAAATGGCTGGACTGCTTATACAAGAGATGGTGGCTTGTCTTGCCAATATGAACATACACTGGCAATTACGAAAGATGGACCAAGAATCTTAACTTCTCAAGGTGAAGAAGGTACGTATTGA
- a CDS encoding flavodoxin — translation MALAKIVYASMTGNTEEIADIVAEAFENLDIDVEINECTQVDADEFEDADICVVATYTYDDGDLPDEIVDLYEDLQELDLSGKIYGVCGSGDTFYDEFCKSVDDFDAAFAKTGAVKGTENVKVDLNAEEEDIEKLEAFAKALVSKL, via the coding sequence ATGGCTTTAGCAAAAATCGTTTACGCAAGTATGACTGGCAATACAGAAGAAATTGCTGATATCGTAGCAGAAGCTTTTGAAAATTTAGATATTGATGTTGAAATCAATGAGTGTACTCAAGTGGATGCAGATGAATTTGAGGATGCAGATATTTGTGTCGTCGCAACTTATACATACGATGATGGTGACTTACCAGATGAGATCGTAGACTTATATGAAGATTTACAAGAACTTGACTTGTCTGGAAAAATCTATGGCGTTTGTGGTTCTGGAGACACTTTTTATGATGAATTTTGTAAGTCCGTAGATGACTTCGATGCTGCCTTTGCGAAAACAGGAGCAGTAAAAGGAACAGAAAATGTTAAAGTTGATTTAAACGCTGAAGAAGAAGACATCGAAAAACTCGAAGCATTTGCTAAGGCGCTTGTTTCAAAATTATAG
- a CDS encoding glycosyltransferase family 4 protein has translation MLVSFSMVVKFFLTILLSLVLTPIFKIISVQTGMVDKPNARRINEIPMPSAGGLPIFISFVVSTLLFFRDIIPKFYIIPILLASLVIILTGVLDDKYELTPKQKSVGILLAALIVYFVADIHIDSVTLPFFGYIELGWLSFPVTIFWIFGITNAINLIDGLDGLATGISLIGLITIGIIGYFFLHASTVYIPIVIFCLVASIIGFFPYNFYPAKIYLGDTGALFLGFMMAVLSLQGLKNVTFVSSISLLIVMGVPVTDTFFAIIRRKANRVSFSTADKKHLHHRLLSLGFTHKGAVLTIYAMALMFSFTAMIMNYTGRLGSIVLIVSMLFAAILLFELIGLINEKHQYILKTLRFLGNKEYRTQVIQKYKRKWTRH, from the coding sequence ATGCTTGTTTCATTTAGTATGGTTGTCAAATTTTTTTTAACAATCTTGTTATCTTTAGTACTAACGCCCATATTTAAAATTATTTCTGTCCAAACCGGAATGGTGGATAAACCGAATGCGCGACGTATTAATGAAATACCTATGCCTTCAGCTGGGGGACTACCCATTTTTATTTCATTTGTCGTATCCACCTTATTGTTTTTTCGTGACATCATTCCCAAATTTTATATCATTCCTATTTTACTAGCTTCCTTAGTGATCATTCTAACGGGAGTACTGGATGATAAATACGAGTTGACGCCTAAACAAAAGTCCGTCGGGATCTTATTAGCAGCGTTGATCGTCTATTTTGTGGCAGATATTCACATTGATTCAGTAACATTGCCCTTTTTTGGTTATATCGAATTGGGTTGGCTGAGTTTTCCTGTGACCATTTTTTGGATTTTTGGTATCACTAATGCAATTAATTTGATTGATGGATTAGACGGCTTGGCAACCGGAATCTCGTTGATCGGGTTGATTACAATTGGTATTATCGGATATTTTTTCCTACATGCTTCTACAGTATACATACCAATCGTCATATTCTGTTTAGTGGCAAGCATTATTGGCTTTTTTCCTTATAATTTTTATCCTGCCAAAATTTACTTAGGAGACACTGGGGCATTGTTCTTAGGATTTATGATGGCTGTTCTTTCTCTACAAGGTCTGAAGAATGTAACATTTGTTTCTTCTATCTCATTATTGATTGTGATGGGCGTTCCAGTAACAGATACTTTTTTTGCGATTATTCGCAGAAAAGCGAACCGTGTCTCTTTTTCTACAGCAGATAAAAAACACCTACATCATCGATTATTGAGTCTAGGTTTTACGCATAAAGGAGCAGTTTTGACCATTTATGCTATGGCATTGATGTTTTCATTTACTGCCATGATCATGAACTATACTGGGCGTCTCGGTTCGATTGTTTTGATCGTTTCGATGCTATTTGCGGCTATTTTATTGTTTGAGTTGATTGGATTGATCAACGAGAAGCATCAGTACATTCTTAAAACTTTACGTTTTTTAGGCAATAAAGAATATCGAACACAAGTCATACAGAAATATAAAAGGAAATGGACTAGACACTAA